The Deinococcus sedimenti DNA window CCGGCCGCCGAGGAGCAGGCCACCGACCGCGCCTACCGCATCGGGCAGGACAAACCGGTGTTCGTGTACAAGCTGATCGCCGCCGGAAGCGTCGAGGAACGCATCCTGGACCTGCAGGCCCGCAAGGCGTCCCTGGCGCGCGGCATCCTCGACGGGGGCCTCAGCGACGCGACGCAGCTCACATCCGCCGACCTGGACCGCCTGTTCGCGCCGCTGGAGGACGAGGACGGCGACCTGCCCGAACGCAGCGGGGTCGAGCAGGTCGGTTAAACCCGCGCCGTCAGTCCGGGAGGGAGTCGCCCCGCGCGGCCCCTCCCGTTTCCGTATCGTTGCGGTCGCGCGCCGGGCACGGCGTGGTCACGGGTGCGGGCGTGTCATGAGGCCCGACTCCGCATTCACGGAGCCTCGGGGGACTGATCCATGAGTACCGTCCTGACCGCCGCCGCCCTCCGCCTCGGGACCGCCGCGCTGCTGCTCGCGCCACCCACCTGGGACCGCCTCTGGCCGACCAATTGGACCGACCTGTTGACCGTGCCGGGGCAGCTCGTGTGGATGCTGGAGGCCCTGCCCGCCGACGACCTGCCTCCCGAAGATGTCCCACTGGCTGGTCAAATGGAGGACTGCCCTGCCGATGATTTCTGCGCCGGAACGGGGGAGAGGTAACCCCGCGTAGACGATGAAAAACCCCCCACCCACAGGGGGCAGGGGGGTTCAAGGTAGGGGCTTTAGTTCGTGTAGGTGACGTTCTCGTTGACGACGCCGGGGCGGGTGTCGTCGTAGCTGCGGTTGCCGGTCACGGAGTCCGTGCTGGTGCTGCCCTCGCCGTACTTCTCGAGGGTGCGCTCGTCGGCGACCTGCATGTCCCGCACCGTCTGGAGGCCCGTCCCGGCGGGAATCAGCTTCCCGAGGATGACGTTCTCCTTCAGGCCGATCAGGTCGTCGACCTGGCCCTTCATGCTGGCCTCGGTCAGCACGTGGGTGGTGTGCTGGAAGCTTGCGGCGGACAGCCAGCTCTTGGTGGTCAGGCTGCTCTTGGTGATGCCCAGCAGGACGGGCTTCCAGGAGCTGGGGGTCTGGCCTTCCTCGAGCAGGTCGTTGGCCTGGTCGACTTCCCAGCGTTCCACGGTCTGCCCTTCGAGCAGTTCGGTGTCGCCGCCGTCGGTGATCTCGACCCAGCGGAGCATCTGGCGCACGATGACTTCGATGTGCTTGTCGTGCACCTTCACGCCCTGGCTGCGGTATACGCGCTGCACTTCTTCCACCAGGTAGCGCTGGGCGGCGTCGGTGTCCTTGTACAGCAGGAGGTCGTGGGGGTTGATGGCGCCGCGCGTGAGGGGCTGACCGGCTTCGACGCGGTCGCCGTCCTTGACGATCATGCGCAGGCCCTTGCTGATCTTCATGGCGGTCTTGCTGCTGTACTGGTCGTCGTCGGCCTCGATGCGCACGAGGTAGCGTTCCTCGTCTTCCTCGATGCGTACGACGCCGTCACGGTCGGCCACGGCCGCGCTGGTCTTGGGCTTGCGGGCTTCGAACAGTTCGATCACGCGGGGCAGACCCATGGTGATGTCCCCGCCGCCGCTGCCGGCGACCCCACCGGTGTGGAAGGTACGCATGGTGAGCTGCGTGCCGGGTTCGCCGATGGATTCGGCGGCGACCACGCCGACCGCTTCGCCCATGCTGACGGGCTTGGCCTGCGAGAGGTCGTAGCCGTAGCACTTCTGGCACACGCCGCTCTTGACGCGGCAGTTCAGGGGCGTACGGATGAACACGCTCTGGAGGGCCTTGGCGTTCTTCGTGATCGCCTTGACGTCTTCCAGGCTTAGCATCTCGCCCGCTTCGATGGTGCGGCCGTCCACTTCCACGGCGTCGGACAGGGTCCGGCCGTAGATGCTGGTTTCGATCTCGCTGCTCTTGCGGGTGCGCCACTCGCCGGTGCGCTCGTCGGTGGCGCCCAGGGGCATGACGGTGTAGTCGGTGGTGCCGCAGTCCACGTCGCGCACGACGACTTCGTGGGCCACGTCGACCAGTTTGCGGGTCAGGTAGCCGGAGTCGGCGGTACGCAGCGCGGTGTCCGCGCCACCCTTACGGGCGCCGTGGGTGCTGATGAAGTATTCCAGCACCGACAGGCCCTCGCGGAAGCTGGCGCGGATCGGCACTTCGATGGTGCTGCCGTCGGGGCGGGCCATCAGGCCGCGCATCCCGGCGAGCTGCGTGATCTGCTGCGCGTTACCACGGGCACCCGACAGGCTCATGATCCACAGGGGGTTGAAGGGGTAGTTCTTGCCGAAGTTGTCGAACATGGCGTTCTTGACTTCGTCCTTCGTGTCGTTCCAGAGCTGCACGACCTGCTTGTAGCGCTCTTCTTCGGTCATGAAGCCGAACTCGAAGTTCTGCTCGATCTCGGCGACCTTGGCGTCCGCCTCGGCCAGGATCTCGGTCTTGGCGGGCGGGATGACGATGTCGTCGATGCCGATGGTGATGCCGGAGGTCGTGGAGAGCTTGAAGCCCGCGTCCTTCAGCCCGTCGAGCAGCCCGGCGGTCGCCTCGATCCCGAGGTGCTTGAAGCACGCCATGACCATGTCCTTGAGGTGGTCCTTCTCGTAGGCGGTCTCGAGGTTCACGAGGGTGTCCACGAGGTGCGCCTGCAGGCCCAGGGCTTCCTGCACGATCCGGCGGAACATCACGCGGCCCGCGCTGGTGTCGTAGGTGACGCCGTTCAGGCGGATGCGGACGTAGTCCTGATGGTCGATCTCGCCGCGTTCGACGGCCATGATGGCCTCGTCGGGGTTGGAAAAGACGTACTTCAGGCGGCCGGGGCTGGTTTCCTGACCGGCGACGACGATCGGGCTGTTCAGCGCGACCTTCCCGCCTTCGAGGGCGGCCAGGGCGGCCTGCTCGTCGGCGAACTCACTGCCCGCGCCGAGGTTGTCCTTGCGCAGCAGGGTCAGGGTGAAGATCCCCAGGATGATGTCGCGGCTGGGCTTGACGTTCGGTTCGCCGTTCGCGGGGGACAGCAGGTTGTGCGCGCTGAGCATCTGGATGCGCGCCTCGGCTTGCGCCTGGGCACTGAGCGGCACGTGGATGGCCATCTGGTCGCCGTCGAAGTCGGCGTTGAAGGCTTCACAGACCAGCGGGTGCAGCTGGATGGACTGGCCTTCGACGAGCACGGGCTCGAAGGCCTGGATGCCCAGTCGGTGCAGGGTGGGCGCGCGGTTGAGCAGCACGACCTTGTCCTCGATGACCTCTTCCAGGGCGTCCCAGACGCTGTCGCGGGTGTCGCGGTAGCGTTCGAGCATCTTGCGGGCCTGCTTGATGTTCGTGACCTCGCCCTTCTCTTCCAGGACCTTGAACAGGAACGGCTTGAAGAGTTCGAGCGCCATGCGCTTGGGCACACCGCACTGGTGCAGTTTCAGCTGCGGGCCGACCACGATCACGCTGCGGCCGGAGTAGTCCACGCGTTTCCCCAGCAGGTTCTGACGGAAGCGGCCCTGTTTCCCGCCGAGCAGGTCGGTCAGGGAACGCAGGCTGCGGTCGCTGCCGGGGTTGGTGACGGGGCTGCCGCGGCGGCCGTTGTCGATCAGGGCGTCCACCGCTTCCTGAAGCATGCGCTTCTCGTTGCGGATGATCATGTCCGGCGCGCCCTGGCTCATGAGCTTCTTCAGGCGGTTGTTGCGGTTGATCAGGCGGCGGTACAGGTCGTTCAGGTCCGAGGTCGCGAAGCGGCCGCCGTCCACCTGCACCATCGGACGCAGGTCCGGGGGCATGACGGGCACGGTGTTCAGGATCATCCAGCTGGGGTGGTTGCCGCTGCGCTTGAACGCGCGGGTCACTTCCAGGCGCTTGCGGGCCTTGGCGCGCTTGTGGCGGCTGGAGTCCTTCATCATCTCGTTCAGTTCGACTTCCAGCTCGTCGAGGTTCAGGTCGTCGAGCAGTTCCTTGACGGCCTCGGCGCCCATCTTCGCGTCGAAGTCGTAGGACTCGATGACGCGCACCTGCTTGCGCACGAGGTCGATCTCGATGCGGCCGCTGATCTCGCTGCGCAGGTCGCCGCCGTCGGCGAGTTCGTCACCGGGTTCGACGCGGTCGCCGTTCACGACGAGGGGCTCGTCGCTGTACGCGTAGACCTTCGCCTTGCTGACGATGATGCTGGCGGGGTTGTGCAGGGTGATGGTCCCGTCGGCTTCCGCGACGATCTCCTCTTCCTTGTCGATCGCGCCGACGACCTTCTGGCCCTTCTTGACCTCGCTGCCGTCGCCGATCAGGACGTGCATGGTGGGGTTGATGGGGTACTCGGCGCGGCGCGTCCAGTGCGCCTTGACCTGCACGTCGCCCTTCTTCTTGGGGAAGGTGACGCCACTCAGGCGGCTGTCGCGGCTGACGCGCAGGCGGGTGCCGCTCGCGGCGTCGGCCAGGGCGGCGCCGGCCTCGACGATCTCGCCGTGCACGACCTGCACGTTCATGCCGTGCGGGATGTACACGCGACTCAACACCTCACCGCTGGGGGTGCCTTCCTCGTCCACGCCCTCGCGCAGCTCGACCATGACGCTGTCCTCGCCCATCTCGTGCAGGACGACGGTGCCGTCCACGGGCGCGGTGATCGTGACG harbors:
- a CDS encoding DNA-directed RNA polymerase subunit beta'; translation: MKDFNKVRIAIASPEKIREWSFGEVEKPETINYRTLKPEREGLFDERIFGPQKDYECACGKYKRQRYEGKVCERCGVEVTSSKVRRYRMGHIDLATPAAHIWYVKDTPSKIGTLLDLSAGQLEKVLYFSSFLVTDPRNAQKDGRPLKRGELLSDDEYRELRFGRQETYSIPNGTDAEIRDGEYVTRGQILGGNVVSKMDGLAQYRFPRRAIIAYSEEVEATLPVPAEALVEQDAFRAGEILAELESDVTITAPVDGTVVLHEMGEDSVMVELREGVDEEGTPSGEVLSRVYIPHGMNVQVVHGEIVEAGAALADAASGTRLRVSRDSRLSGVTFPKKKGDVQVKAHWTRRAEYPINPTMHVLIGDGSEVKKGQKVVGAIDKEEEIVAEADGTITLHNPASIIVSKAKVYAYSDEPLVVNGDRVEPGDELADGGDLRSEISGRIEIDLVRKQVRVIESYDFDAKMGAEAVKELLDDLNLDELEVELNEMMKDSSRHKRAKARKRLEVTRAFKRSGNHPSWMILNTVPVMPPDLRPMVQVDGGRFATSDLNDLYRRLINRNNRLKKLMSQGAPDMIIRNEKRMLQEAVDALIDNGRRGSPVTNPGSDRSLRSLTDLLGGKQGRFRQNLLGKRVDYSGRSVIVVGPQLKLHQCGVPKRMALELFKPFLFKVLEEKGEVTNIKQARKMLERYRDTRDSVWDALEEVIEDKVVLLNRAPTLHRLGIQAFEPVLVEGQSIQLHPLVCEAFNADFDGDQMAIHVPLSAQAQAEARIQMLSAHNLLSPANGEPNVKPSRDIILGIFTLTLLRKDNLGAGSEFADEQAALAALEGGKVALNSPIVVAGQETSPGRLKYVFSNPDEAIMAVERGEIDHQDYVRIRLNGVTYDTSAGRVMFRRIVQEALGLQAHLVDTLVNLETAYEKDHLKDMVMACFKHLGIEATAGLLDGLKDAGFKLSTTSGITIGIDDIVIPPAKTEILAEADAKVAEIEQNFEFGFMTEEERYKQVVQLWNDTKDEVKNAMFDNFGKNYPFNPLWIMSLSGARGNAQQITQLAGMRGLMARPDGSTIEVPIRASFREGLSVLEYFISTHGARKGGADTALRTADSGYLTRKLVDVAHEVVVRDVDCGTTDYTVMPLGATDERTGEWRTRKSSEIETSIYGRTLSDAVEVDGRTIEAGEMLSLEDVKAITKNAKALQSVFIRTPLNCRVKSGVCQKCYGYDLSQAKPVSMGEAVGVVAAESIGEPGTQLTMRTFHTGGVAGSGGGDITMGLPRVIELFEARKPKTSAAVADRDGVVRIEEDEERYLVRIEADDDQYSSKTAMKISKGLRMIVKDGDRVEAGQPLTRGAINPHDLLLYKDTDAAQRYLVEEVQRVYRSQGVKVHDKHIEVIVRQMLRWVEITDGGDTELLEGQTVERWEVDQANDLLEEGQTPSSWKPVLLGITKSSLTTKSWLSAASFQHTTHVLTEASMKGQVDDLIGLKENVILGKLIPAGTGLQTVRDMQVADERTLEKYGEGSTSTDSVTGNRSYDDTRPGVVNENVTYTN